The genomic stretch CGAATTGAGCCTGCCCGATAAGGGCTGCCAGCACGGCTGAAAGGGCGAATAGGTGTCGCACGCGCATAAGACGGCTGCGAAGATCGCATTCGGCGCCTAGAACACGCATGGGCCTCGAATTGATCGCTCACCAGCCTATGTGCGAAAGCACCGCCCCCCGCACGTCCCGGTCTTTGGACCGGGGGTGCGGGGGGCGGGTTTCGTTCGGGGTCAGGCCCCAGGTTACTTCTGGATCACCAGGCGCTCGGTGTGGATCGCGCTGCCGGCCGCGATGCTCACCATGTACATGCCGTTGGCCAGTTCGCCGTTGAGGGCGATCGTGGTGTTCACGAAGCCGTCCTGCACACCGATGGTGCGCTGGGCCACGCGCTTGCCGAAAGCATCGTAGATGTCAACATTCACAGCGCTCACGCCCTCCTCCAGGTCGTTCAGGCTCACGAAGAGCTGATCGCCACGGTTCGGGTTGGGGTACATGGCCACGCGGGCTTCGGTTGCCGTGCCGGTCGTGCCTTCCTCGGCCATGCCGAAGCTGCACGTGGTGGTGAGCAGGCATACGTCGCCGTAAGGGTCGCTGCTGTGGCACCAGGTGCTGCCGCCATCGAAGCTCACGCGAACGTCAACCTCGTAGGTCTTGCCGCAGGTAAGGCCCAGGGTGTTCACGAAGTAGTTGCCCGAACCCACTGGTGCGGTCTTCACGATGGTGACGAATTCTGCAGGGATGCGGAAGCGGAACTGGTAGCGGTTGGCCCTCTGCTTGTTGCAGCTATTGGTCAAGCGGCTCACGGGCTTGGCATGCACGTATTGGTTTGCTGCAATGGTGCGGCTCTGTCCGCAGCTCAGGTACTGGTTGTTGGGCAGGTCCATGAGCTTGGTGCGGGGGCACTGGGCCTCGGCGCTGTTCACCGTCAGGCGGCAGGCAGGTCCCCAGGGGTTGTACACGCCGTTCACACGGCCGCGCACCTTCACGTTGTAGAAGCCGCCCTCCACGAGTTGGTTGCCGCTCCATCCGTTGAGCATGAAGTGGCAGGCGCGGGTGGCGCTTGCAGCCAAGCCGTTGTTGGTGCTGTGGCTCTGGAAGCGCTTGAAGCTGTAGCCGCCATTGGGGTTGTACCACCACATCTGGTAGCCGCTGTTGGCGTTGTTCACGTTGTACTGCGCGCTAACGGCCGCGTTGGCGTTGGCCACCACGAACTCGCCGCCGCAAGGCGTGATCTTCCAATCGGCCTTGTCGCAGCTGGTCACGATCAGGCGGTCGGTGCCAACGGGCAGGCAGAAGCCCTCGTTGTTGTCGATCGTGCTGGTGCCGCCGCTGGTGAAGCCGCCTTCACCGAAGGTGCCGTAGAGGTTATCGATCAGGCGCACGCTGCTGTTGATCTTCAGCATGTAGCCGCCGCCCACGATGCCGTCGCCGCCACCGTCGGTTACCACGAGGTAGAAGCAGCCATCAGGCAGGCAAGTAGCCTCGCTGCCGTTGCCCAGGAGCGCTCCGCCGCCAGACTTGGCGATCAGGTTGGTGCCCTGCTCGTAGATCACCCAGGTCAGGTCGTCATTGCCATCGGCCTGGTACACGAAGTCGAGGTCGGTGGTGCAGGCAACGCCTTCGCACACGCAGTTGCCATCGATGTAGTCGATGGCCGTTTGGCTATCACCGTCGTCGCATGCCGTACCCGGAAGCACGGGACCATCGTAGTTGCCGTCGCAGTCAGGCTGCTGCACGCAGATGGAGAAGTTGCCGGTTCCGCCAGCCCATCCGTAAACGCGCACGTAGTAGGTATCGCTTTCGGTGAGGCCGGTGAGGCTCACCACTTCAACACCACCGCCAACCGTTGCATCAGCACAGCCGATGTTGGTGCCGTCGCATGCACCGCTGCGTACGTCGATGATTGCATCGAAGCCGGGACCGCCAGACACCGTGACACGGTTCGCCGAGCCTGTGGCCACGAAGCTGAACCAGACGTCGAGCGCACTGGAGCTGGTGAAGAAATTGCAGGTGAGGGGGGCAATGCTCTGCGTCGCAGCAGTATTGTTCGTGCTCAGGGGGTTGCAGCTATAGCCCACGGTCAATGGTGTAGCATTAGCGCAGTCGTCATTAGCAGGCGGAGGCGCAAGCGTGGTGAAGCTCACCGGTCCGAGCGAGCCGCTCACACCGTCCACACCGCAATCGGCGCGCACATAAGCCTCGTAGGCCGTGGTGCTTGCCAAACCACCCAGCACAAAGGCCACGTTGGTGCCCGCAGGAACCACGGTACCGGTGCCCAGAGCGAAACCGGGCGCTCCGTATTCAACTTCCCAAGCGGTCTCGGTGCAACCGATGTTCCAGTTCAAAGTCACGCTGTTCGCAGTAGGGCTGCTGGCAACCAAGCTGCTCGGAGAGGGACACGCAGGTGGAGGATCGATGGTCACATCGTAGTCCTCGGTCTCGCCATAGCCGTAGTTGATGCACGGATCGATCAGGTTGCCGGCCGTGTTCCACACATCGCGGATGCGCATGCGCTTCACGCCAGGAGTGGGGTTGCAGGGCAAGCTGAGCGTGAAGGTGCCGGTTCCACCAGAGCCGATGGATGTGGTGGTGAAGCCCACACGTTCGCTGGGGGTCTCGAACAAACCGTTCTCGTTGAAGTCGATCCAAACGGCCACGTTCTGGCTGCCGAAGGTACCCACGGTCACCTGGATCTGGTAGCTGGTACCAGCCTGCAGGTTGGCGGTGTGGTTGGGCAATGTGTTGAAGTATGTGTAGGCCGGGTTGGTAGGTGAAGTACCCGTGTTGTTGGCCAGGGTGGTACCTACAATCACTGCATTGCTAATCAGGTCACCATCGGTCTTACCGAAGGTGTAAGTGGGCGTGCAATAGCAGTTAGCGAGCACATCCATGTTCACCTCCACAGGATTGCTATCCGTGTCATCCGGGCCGGTGCTGCAGGTTACGTTGCAGTAGTACCAGCTCTGAGCGGTCTGCGTGGTCGCGAAGGTGGCGGAGTTGGTGCCAACGGGGGTCCAAGGCCCTCCCGCGCTTACGGTGCTTACGTACCA from Flavobacteriales bacterium encodes the following:
- a CDS encoding T9SS type A sorting domain-containing protein, encoding MAPSASAQFVIIGGDGITTNGTGADPVCDYFNYIRYQTVYTASELSLAGMPSGATITALGWSVSEDNGPAFPSYTVRLGHTAATNAAAHIADALTTVFGPASVDWTVQALGSHQMVTFSSSFVWDGVSNIVVDICHNNSMAFASPYGGVRAATLTNGGRFIRADGGSSLCGSATTNTVGNRPQVRFNYTGSPCAGDPDPGNTEASANPVCSGAPLTLSLQNATTGSGVSYQWYVSTVSAGGPWTPVGTNSATFATTQTAQSWYYCNVTCSTGPDDTDSNPVEVNMDVLANCYCTPTYTFGKTDGDLISNAVIVGTTLANNTGTSPTNPAYTYFNTLPNHTANLQAGTSYQIQVTVGTFGSQNVAVWIDFNENGLFETPSERVGFTTTSIGSGGTGTFTLSLPCNPTPGVKRMRIRDVWNTAGNLIDPCINYGYGETEDYDVTIDPPPACPSPSSLVASSPTANSVTLNWNIGCTETAWEVEYGAPGFALGTGTVVPAGTNVAFVLGGLASTTAYEAYVRADCGVDGVSGSLGPVSFTTLAPPPANDDCANATPLTVGYSCNPLSTNNTAATQSIAPLTCNFFTSSSALDVWFSFVATGSANRVTVSGGPGFDAIIDVRSGACDGTNIGCADATVGGGVEVVSLTGLTESDTYYVRVYGWAGGTGNFSICVQQPDCDGNYDGPVLPGTACDDGDSQTAIDYIDGNCVCEGVACTTDLDFVYQADGNDDLTWVIYEQGTNLIAKSGGGALLGNGSEATCLPDGCFYLVVTDGGGDGIVGGGYMLKINSSVRLIDNLYGTFGEGGFTSGGTSTIDNNEGFCLPVGTDRLIVTSCDKADWKITPCGGEFVVANANAAVSAQYNVNNANSGYQMWWYNPNGGYSFKRFQSHSTNNGLAASATRACHFMLNGWSGNQLVEGGFYNVKVRGRVNGVYNPWGPACRLTVNSAEAQCPRTKLMDLPNNQYLSCGQSRTIAANQYVHAKPVSRLTNSCNKQRANRYQFRFRIPAEFVTIVKTAPVGSGNYFVNTLGLTCGKTYEVDVRVSFDGGSTWCHSSDPYGDVCLLTTTCSFGMAEEGTTGTATEARVAMYPNPNRGDQLFVSLNDLEEGVSAVNVDIYDAFGKRVAQRTIGVQDGFVNTTIALNGELANGMYMVSIAAGSAIHTERLVIQK